In Pseudopipra pipra isolate bDixPip1 chromosome 5, bDixPip1.hap1, whole genome shotgun sequence, the following proteins share a genomic window:
- the RAP1B gene encoding ras-related protein Rap-1b isoform X1 has protein sequence MREYKLVVLGSGGVGKSALTVQFVQGIFVEKYDPTIEDSYRKQVEVDAQQCMLEILDTAGTEQFTAMRDLYMKNGQGFALVYSITAQSTFNDLQDLREQILRVKDTDDVPMILVGNKCDLEDERVVGKEQGQNLARQWNNCAFLESSAKSKINVNEIFYDLVRQINRKTPVPGKARKKSSCQLL, from the exons ATGCGTGAATACAAGCTAGTGGTTCTTGGTTCTGGAGGTGTTGGAAAGTCTGCTCTG ACTGTACAATTTGTTCAAGGAATATTTGTTGAAAAATACGATCCTACGATAGAAGACTCCTACAGAAAG CAAGTTGAAGTAGATGCACAACAGTGTATGCTTGAAATCTTAGATACTGCGGGAACG gAACAGTTTACAGCAATGAGAGATCTATACATGAAAAATGGACAAGGTTTTGCATTAGTATATTCCATCACAGCACAGTCCACATTTAATGATTTACAGGATCTAAGAGAACAGATTCTTCGAGTCAAAGACACTGATGAT GTGCCTATGATTCTGGTTGGCAATAAGTGTGACTTGGAAGATGAAAGAGTTGTGGGAAAGGAACAAGGTCAGAACCTAGCAAGGCAATGGAATAACTGTGCGTTCTTAGAGTCTTCTGCAAAATCAAAGATAAATGTTAATGAG ATCTTTTATGACCTTGTGCGACAAATTAACAGAAAAACTCCAGTGCCTGGAAAAGCACGCAAAAAGTCATCATGTCAGCTACTTTAA
- the RAP1B gene encoding ras-related protein Rap-1b isoform X2: MRDLYMKNGQGFALVYSITAQSTFNDLQDLREQILRVKDTDDVPMILVGNKCDLEDERVVGKEQGQNLARQWNNCAFLESSAKSKINVNEIFYDLVRQINRKTPVPGKARKKSSCQLL; this comes from the exons ATGAGAGATCTATACATGAAAAATGGACAAGGTTTTGCATTAGTATATTCCATCACAGCACAGTCCACATTTAATGATTTACAGGATCTAAGAGAACAGATTCTTCGAGTCAAAGACACTGATGAT GTGCCTATGATTCTGGTTGGCAATAAGTGTGACTTGGAAGATGAAAGAGTTGTGGGAAAGGAACAAGGTCAGAACCTAGCAAGGCAATGGAATAACTGTGCGTTCTTAGAGTCTTCTGCAAAATCAAAGATAAATGTTAATGAG ATCTTTTATGACCTTGTGCGACAAATTAACAGAAAAACTCCAGTGCCTGGAAAAGCACGCAAAAAGTCATCATGTCAGCTACTTTAA